In a single window of the Zea mays cultivar B73 chromosome 5, Zm-B73-REFERENCE-NAM-5.0, whole genome shotgun sequence genome:
- the LOC110991262 gene encoding Formin-like protein 7-like encodes MSLFRKFFYKKPPDGLLLITDNVYVFDHCFSLKEVEGDHFDAHIRGIAADLLENFRDHSFMISNFGTKEEESPIYHILSEYGMTVLDYPGHYEGCPLLTMEMIHCILKSSESWLSLGQHNLLLMHCQRGSWPILAFMLAALLIYLGHYSDEEKVLDMVYKQSSLELLEMISPLNPMPSQMRYLRYISTRNVMPEWPPADRALTLDCVILRMVPNFHGQGGFRPIFRIYGPDHLMPPDQTPKVLFSTPKKSNLVRFYSQADELVKIDLQCHVQGDIVLECIHLYEDLDREEMVFRIMFNTAFIRSNILMLNRDHIDMLWNAKDQFPKDFRFEVIFSDMDIVTSHVTTEPVIHQEKQGLGVEEFAKVLDIFNHLDWLDGKKDTVPHTTQLKISAITDEPETFFDTREELESESSSGEIYSSSVVLKVGNELDMLVSTKPRHIPQDSSSANVQSKSQTTVQSPSRMRRTALLSPSKVKVSKTSASPMELSSSTIMPQQSSSPVQPRRVMSDSAVKFLSEITESASGEMSCSQTPVEHEPSSLMENNPAPTASLLPLCTPPPLPPPPPTVSLLPVPTKLPINTSTSTINISLRATVRSSPPSEPSVPPKDLLRTEELGKSQEPSYETRGKLQTDSTTGSNDFILSPAASSSLDEELSNARASLPTDLPAVPQNPDTRPFAIQATRSETMPPPPPPPPPPPSKSGMTLFPLTHGEEVKITIEKVVPHQPPHPPAAAASFSSSNPDAVSVILAPQKRARSPPPPPLPPPPGLAKPPFSSLRSRSSPEVSLSQPQFLDNKDSATMEYPDTPSLTPTFSQSVTRVQTLHVPPPPPPPSRTPPVPPPPPRTPPVPPPPPPSSRTPPVPSPPPGTPHVPPPPPHSSQTPPTPPPPPPSSQSFPSLSRRNRVAAPHPPPPPAPLSSRVTSAPSVPPSPPLPPPKLAVANNTSQKSPTIRPPPPPPGPLHKLTKGSVANSNPPPHPAFSFGAKDRSTARSKSPRSLRANQASKRTPLKPLHWVKVSRATQGSLWAETQKSDEISRTPEIDISELESLFSVTMPNMEAKRQRQQQHPSVATKQEKVHLIELQRAKNCEIMLRNIKMPLPDLMGLVVALDDSVVDGDQVDYLIKFCPTKEEMELLKSYTGKKENLGNCEQFFMEMMKVPRVESKLRILSFKIKFVTQVADLKSNLNTINLVAEEVRSSVKLKRVMQTILSLGNALNQGTARGAAVGFRLDSLLKLSDIRARNNRMTLMHYLCKVLSDKLPEVLDFSRDLANLEPASKIQLKELAEEMQAITKGLEKVEQELATAEKDPSETEIFYRKLNLFLDDAQAEGRSLASLYSSAGKSADSLAHYFGEDPVRCPFEQVVSTLLSFTKTFERAHAENVKQMELEKKRAQAEAEKEKAKLTAHKKRESLELGISGR; translated from the exons ATGTCGCTGTTCCGGAAGTTCTTCTATAAGAAGCCGCCCGATGGTCTGCTCCTCATCACAGATAACGTCTACG TTTTTGATCACTGCTTCTCCCTGAAAGAGGTGGAAGGGGACCATTTCGATGCTCACATTAGAGGCATTGCAGCAGATCTTCTGGAAAATTTTCGCGATCACTCATTCATGATCTCGAATTTCGGGACTAAAGAGGAAGAAAGCCCTATATACCATATTTTGTCTGAGTATGGTATGACTGTATTGGACTACCCTGGCCACTATGAGGGATGTCCACTCCTCACCATGGAAATGATCCACTGCATCTTGAAGTCCAGCGAAAGCTGGCTTTCTTTGGGTCAGCATAACTTACTGCTAATGCACTGTCAACGAGGGAGCTGGCCTATTCTGGCTTTCATGTTAGCTGCTCTTCTAATATACCTGGGGCATTATTCCGACGAGGAGAAAGTGCTGGATATGGTCTACAAGCAATCGTCTTTGGAGCTTTTGGAGATGATTTCACCTCTGAATCCCATGCCTTCTCAAATGAGATATTTGCGCTATATCTCGACGAGGAATGTCATGCCTGAGTGGCCTCCAGCTGATAGAGCCCTCACATTAGATTGTGTTATTTTGAGGATGGTTCCAAATTTTCATGGCCAAGGTGGTTTCCGTCCAATATTCAGGATATACGGCCCGGATCATCTCATGCCCCCTGATCAGACTCCAAAAGTTCTTTTTTCAACTCCAAAGAAAAGCAACCTTGTCCGTTTTTATTCACAG GCAGATGAACTGGTGAAAATAGACCTTCAATGTCATGTCCAAGGTGATATTGTCCTAGAGTGTATCCATCTGTATGAGGATCTGGATCGTGAAGAGATGGTTTTCCGAATCATGTTCAATACAGCATTCATCCGGTCAAACATCTTGATGCTTAACCGTGATCACATAGACATGTTATGGAATGCAAAAGACCAATTCCCTAAAGATTTTCGGTTTGAG GTTATCTTTTCCGATATGGACATAGTTACTTCACATGTCACAACAGAGCCTGTTATTCATCAAGAGAAACAAGGACTTGGGGTTGAAGAGTTTGCTAAGGTGCTAGATATCTTTAACCATTTGGACTGGTTGGATGGGAAAAAAGACACCGTACCTCACACAACCCAGCTAAAGATCTCAGCGATTACCGATGAACCTGAGACTTTCTTTGATACTCGTGAAGAACTTGAATCTGAAAGTTCTTCTGGTGAAATTTATTCTTCTAGTGTTGTTCTGAAGGTCGGAAATGAATTGGATATGCTTGTCAGCACTAAACCGAGACATATTCCCCAAGATTCAAGTTCAGCTAATGTTCAATCCAAATCACAAACTACAGTGCAGTCTCCTTCGCGAATGCGGCGCACAGCATTGTTATCACCTTCTAAGGTTAAGGTTTCAAAGACCAGTGCTTCACCAATGGAACTGTCTTCAAGTACAATCATGCCACAACAATCATCTTCGCCGGTTCAGCCTCGGCGAGTGATGTCTGACTCTGCAGTAAAATTTTTATCAGAGATAACAGAATCAGCATCAGGTGAGATGTCTTGTTCACAAACTCCAGTTGAACATGAACCTTCCTCTCTGATGGAAAACAATCCAGCACCAACAGCATCTCTGTTACCTTTGTGCAcacctcctcctcttcctccccCTCCACCCACTGTCTCTTTACTCCCTGTTCCCACTAAGTTACCCATAAATACTAGCACAAGTACCATCAACATTTCCCTTAGAGCAACCGTGCGTTCCTCTCCACCTTCAGAACCATCAGTCCCTCCTAAAGATCTTTTGAGAACCGAAGAGCTGGGTAAATCACAAGAACCTTCCTATGAAACTCGTGGGAAATTACAAACTGATAGTACTACAGGTTCCAATGATTTCATACTGTCACCAGCcgcttcatcttcactggatgAGGAATTGAGCAACGCAAGAGCATCTCTCCCGACAGATTTGCCAGCAGTACCTCAAAATCCAGACACTAGGCCCTTTGCAATTCAAGCGACAAGATCTGAAACtatgccgccgccgccaccaccaccaccaccgcctccGTCAAAATCAGGCATGACGCTGTTTCCTTTGACACATGGTGAAGAGGTAAAAATCACTATAGAAAAAGTCGTACCACATCAGCCTCCGCatccaccagcagcagcagcgtcATTTTCAAGCTCAAATCCAGATGCTGTATCTGTAATTCTAGCTCCACAAAAGAGAGCTCGGTCTccaccgcccccgcccctgcccccacCCCCAGGGTTGGCAAAACCACCATTTTCCTCTCTACGGTCACGATCATCACCTGAAGTCTCATTGTCTCAACCGCAGTTTCTAGATAACAAGGACAGTGCAACAATGGAATATCCAGACACCCCGTCTTTGACACCTACATTTTCACAAAGCGTTACACGGGTGCAAACACTGCAtgttccacctccaccacctcctccatctCGAACACCGCCTGTTCCACCTCCACCTCCTCGAACACCACCTGttccgcctccaccaccaccttcaTCTCGAACACCGCCTGTTCCATCTCCACCTCCTGGAACACCACAcgttccacctccaccaccacattCTTCTCAAACACCACctactccacctccaccacctccCTCTTCACAAAGTTTCCCATCCTTAAGTAGAAGAAATCGTGTGGCAGCCCCTCATCCACCTCCGCCTCCAGCACCACTGTCATCCCGTGTTACTTCTGCACCATCAGTACCACCTTCACCCCCATTACCTCCTCCTAAGCTAGCCGTGGCCAATAACACTTCACAGAAGTCACCAACAATCcgaccacctccacctccacccggCCCCCTTCATAAGCTTACGAAGGGAAGTGTTGCCAATTCTAACCCTCCCCCACATCCAGCATTTTCATTTGGTGCAAAGGATCGTAGCACAGCCCGCTCAAAAAGTCCTAGAAGTTTACGTGCCAACCAGGCATCTAAAAGGACCCCGCTGAAGCCATTGCACTGGGTGAAAGTTTCAAGAGCAACACAGGGAAGTTTGTGGGCTGAAACACAGAAGTCTGATGAAATATCTAG GACCCCAGAGATTGATATCTCTGAGCTGGAAAGTCTTTTCTCTGTAACGATGCCAAATATGGAGGCAAAACGTCAACGGCAACAACAACACCCTTCTGTTGCAACAAAGCAAGAAAAAGTTCATCTG ATTGAGCTCCAACGCGCAAAGAATTGTGAAATTATGCTGAGAAACATTAAGATGCCACTGCCTGATCTAATG GGTTTAGTAGTTGCTCTTGATGATTCCGTAGTTGATGGTGATCAAGTAGATTACCTAATAAAGTTCTGTCCAACTAAGGAAGAAATGGAACTACTCAAA AGTTATACGGGCAAAAAGGAGAACCTAGGGAACTGTGAACAG ttcttcATGGAGATGATGAAAGTACCAAGGGTGGAATCAAAACTGAGAATTTTGTCATTTAAGATAAAGTTTGTTACACAG GTTGCGGACCTAAAAAGTAATTTGAATACCATCAATTTGGTTGCTGAAGAG GTTAGGAGCTCTGTGAAACTTAAGCGAGTGATGCAGACAATTCTTTCTTTGGGAAACGCATTAAACCAAGGAACTGCAAGGG GTGCAGCTGTTGGATTTAGATTGGATAGTCTTCTTAAGCTCAGTGATATACGAGCACGTAATAATAGGATGACTCTCATGCATTATCTATGCAAG GTTCTTTCGGACAAGCTTCCTGAAGTGCTTGACTTCAGCAGGGATCTTGCAAATTTAGAACCTGCCTCAAAG ATACAACTGAAGGAGTTAGCAGAAGAAATGCAAGCGATAACTAAAGGACTGGAAAAAGTGGAGCAGGAACTGGCAACAGCTGAAAAGGATCCTTCAGAGACAGAGATATTTTACAGG AAACTGAATTTATTCCTTGATGACGCCCAAGCTGAAGGAAGGTCGTTAGCTTCGCTTTACAGCAGTGCG GGGAAAAGTGCCGATTCTCTAGCACATTATTTTGGTGAAGATCCCGTGCGGTGTCCTTTCGAGCAAG TTGTCTCAACGTTGCTAAGCTTCACGAAGACGTTCGAGCGGGCCCATGCGGAGAATGTTAAGCAGATGGAGCTGGAGAAGAAAAGAGCACAAGCGGAAGCAGAGAAAGAGAAGGCCAAACTAACTGCCCACAAGAAGAGGGAGTCGCTGGAGCTTGGAATTTCAGGCCGGTGA
- the LOC100279388 gene encoding uncharacterized LOC100279388, whose translation MNQKQGESDEDAPRCPTPRGFVLGRCSLCGAMDEGAEGAAPAVAVGHETLRQGGDGGEDGVGDSDDYAASCPPHPRFVHGLCSRCGAEKEEEDGGVAPPPGVAVGHETMRQGGDRDGDYYAASCPPHPGFVHGVWEAAGGDALPGVAVGYDVTNQGRGDEDDNSDEDEDDDTDTVVEYIHGEGPVLPVPAIEEAMSIVSASDRATLMRERKLILILDLDHTLLNSTSLYDLSPVEQAKGFTPYTFGDTSIDLFRVDIDNLSMLVKLGAFARGFLKQANALFEMHVYTLGIRAYARAAVRLLDPNGIYFGGRIVSRNESTKENTKSLDVIQGADPAMVVILDDTDGVWPGYPDNLILMDRYRYFASTCRTFDYDIPSLAEQGLEEREHDGSLAVVLGALQRIHQGFFDGHRADVREVIAKVRSQVC comes from the coding sequence atgaatcaaaaacaaGGAGAGAGCGACGAGGACGCCCCGCGCTGCCCCACGCCCCGTGGGTTCGTCCTCGGGCGCTGCTCCCTGTGCGGAGCGATGGATGAGGGCGCGGAAGGAGCTGCTCCCGCAGTCGCTGTTGGGCACGAGACGTTGAGGCAAGGAGGAGACGGAGGTGAAGACGGCGTCGGCGACAGCGATGACTACGCTGCAAGCTGCCCCCCGCACCCTCGGTTCGTCCACGGGCTCTGCTCACGGTGCGGGGCGGAGAAGGAAGAGGAGGATGGAGGAGTTGCTCCCCCCCCCGGAGTCGCCGTTGGTCACGAGACGATGAGGCAAGGAGGAGACCGAGACGGCGACTACTACGCTGCGAGTTGCCCCCCGCACCCTGGGTTCGTCCATGGGGTCTGGGAGGCGGCTGGAGGAGATGCTCTCCCCGGAGTTGCCGTTGGGTACGATGTGACGAATCAAGGAAGAGGAGACGAGGACGATAACAGCGACGAAGACGAAGACGACGACACTGACACTGTCGTCGAGTACATCCACGGCGAGGGCCCGGTGCTGCCAGTGCCAGCCATAGAGGAGGCGATGAGCATTGTCAGCGCGTCCGACAGGGCGACCCTCATGCGCGAGAGGAAGCTGATCCTCATCCTGGACCTGGACCACACGCTGCTCAACTCCACGAGTCTATACGACCTCTCCCCCGTCGAGCAAGCCAAGGGGTTTACGCCCTACACATTTGGAGACACCAGCATCGACCTCTTCCGAGTGGACATCGACAACCTCAGCATGCTCGTCAAGCTTGGGGCGTTCGCACGGGGCTTCCTCAAGCAGGCGAACGCCTTATTCGAGATGCACGTGTACACCCTGGGCATCCGAGCCTACGCGAGGGCGGCCGTCCGGCTGCTGGACCCGAACGGCATCTACTTCGGCGGCAGGATCGTGTCCAGAAACGAGTCGACGAAGGAGAACACGAAGAGCCTCGACGTCATCCAGGGCGCCGATCCCGCCATGGTGGTGATCCTCGATGACACGGACGGTGTCTGGCCGGGGTACCCGGATAACCTCATCCTCATGGACAGGTACCGCTACTTCGCCTCCACCTGCCGCACATTCGACTACGACATCCCGTCCCTGGCGGAGCAGGGCTTGGAAGAGAGGGAGCACGACGGCTCGCTGGCCGTGGTGCTGGGCGCCCTGCAGCGCATCCACCAGGGTTTCTTCGACGGCCACCGCGCGGACGTCAGGGAGGTGATCGCGAAGGTGCGGAGCCAGGTTTGTTGA